The Catenuloplanes niger genome includes a window with the following:
- a CDS encoding PaaX family transcriptional regulator has translation MTSPYDIEEIFPEDAAGAVRLPRRQAGNSPQGLTVTLLADYTLRTRAWLPSAAVVALLGEAGVSPAGARTAISRLARRGVLEGSRRGRQSSYRLTAAAAGFLAVGGSAIVSPAGAEPWDECWTLIAFSLPQAETARRRGLRTQLRWMGYAPLYDGLWVSPRALGDPARAELDRLAPGALTVFRARHVDVGAAAGRAPIDAWDLAAIGAEYAAFIRRWRATPARMSAGSITGAGAVRVRTEVMDDYRRLPVLDPALPARLLPADWPREAARNLFAAVYDGLARTAEAHVRDVAERVAGSPPSGVRAHTVADLAAGLGPRHGL, from the coding sequence GTGACCAGCCCGTACGACATCGAGGAGATCTTCCCGGAGGACGCGGCGGGCGCGGTGCGGCTGCCGCGGCGCCAGGCCGGCAACTCGCCGCAGGGCCTGACCGTGACGTTGCTGGCCGACTACACGCTGCGGACCCGGGCCTGGCTGCCGTCGGCCGCGGTCGTCGCGCTGCTCGGCGAGGCCGGGGTGAGCCCGGCCGGGGCCCGCACCGCGATCAGCCGGCTCGCCCGTCGCGGCGTCCTGGAGGGCAGCCGGCGCGGGCGGCAGAGCTCCTACCGGCTCACCGCCGCCGCGGCCGGCTTCCTGGCCGTGGGCGGCAGCGCGATCGTCTCGCCGGCCGGTGCCGAACCGTGGGACGAGTGCTGGACGCTGATCGCGTTCTCGCTGCCGCAGGCCGAGACCGCTCGCCGGCGCGGGCTGCGCACGCAGCTGCGGTGGATGGGGTACGCCCCGCTGTACGACGGGCTGTGGGTCTCGCCGCGTGCGCTCGGCGACCCGGCGCGCGCGGAGCTGGACCGGCTCGCGCCCGGCGCGCTGACCGTGTTCCGGGCCCGGCACGTCGACGTCGGCGCGGCGGCCGGGCGCGCCCCGATCGACGCCTGGGACCTCGCCGCGATCGGGGCGGAGTACGCCGCGTTCATCCGGCGCTGGCGCGCGACGCCGGCCCGGATGTCCGCCGGGTCGATCACCGGTGCCGGCGCGGTGCGGGTCCGGACCGAGGTGATGGACGACTACCGGCGGCTGCCGGTCCTCGATCCCGCGCTGCCGGCCCGGCTGCTCCCGGCGGACTGGCCGCGCGAGGCCGCCCGGAACCTGTTCGCCGCCGTCTACGACGGGCTCGCGCGGACCGCCGAGGCGCACGTGCGTGACGTGGCGGAGCGCGTCGCCGGATCGCCCCCGTCCGGCGTCCGCGCGCACACCGTGGCCGACCTCGCCGCCGGGCTCGGGCCCCGGCACGGGCTCTGA
- a CDS encoding extracellular catalytic domain type 1 short-chain-length polyhydroxyalkanoate depolymerase, producing the protein MKFRQTLLLSTAALTIVAGLAVPASRPAFAASLTEVTDFGGNPGGMRMHVYVPDTRPTNPPIVVAMHGCGGSGPGFYAGSEFAALADRHGFIVIYPSAMQEAGFGRCFDTWSAAAKRRGGGSDPVSIASMVAYAGRQYGGDQNRVYATGSSSGGMMTQHLLALYPDLFRAGASFMGVPFDCFANAADYPPGASRCTGGAMNRTPRQWGDAVRQAYPGYTGPRPRVQLWHGTNDTLVPYSLLQESVEQWTDVAGLSQTPTSTDTPQAGWNRRRFADATGDVRVEAYAIQGAGHTLPSGGMAAAAVAFFGLTTPPSTPTPPSTPTPTPPSTPTPPVTGTCRVTDAINAWNTGLTSAITVTNTGTARVDGWTLSFTLPAGQTITSGWNASYAPSTGQVTARNAGHNAAIAPGASVSLGFQATHTGNTSAPSSFSLNGAVCTTA; encoded by the coding sequence ATGAAGTTCAGACAGACCCTGCTGCTGTCCACGGCCGCCCTGACGATCGTCGCCGGCCTGGCCGTGCCGGCGAGCCGGCCCGCGTTCGCCGCGTCGCTGACCGAGGTCACCGACTTCGGCGGCAACCCGGGCGGCATGCGCATGCACGTCTACGTCCCGGACACCCGCCCCACGAACCCACCGATCGTGGTGGCCATGCACGGCTGCGGCGGCTCCGGTCCCGGCTTCTACGCCGGCAGCGAGTTCGCCGCGCTGGCCGACCGGCACGGGTTCATCGTGATCTACCCGTCCGCGATGCAGGAGGCCGGCTTCGGCAGATGCTTCGACACCTGGTCGGCCGCGGCGAAACGGCGCGGTGGCGGCAGCGACCCGGTCTCGATCGCGTCGATGGTCGCCTACGCCGGCCGGCAGTACGGCGGCGACCAGAACCGGGTCTACGCGACCGGCAGCTCCTCCGGTGGCATGATGACCCAGCACCTGCTCGCCCTCTATCCCGACCTGTTCCGGGCCGGCGCGTCGTTCATGGGCGTGCCGTTCGACTGCTTCGCGAACGCGGCCGACTACCCGCCCGGCGCCAGCCGGTGCACCGGCGGCGCGATGAACCGCACACCACGCCAGTGGGGTGACGCGGTCCGCCAGGCCTACCCGGGATACACCGGGCCGCGGCCCCGCGTGCAACTGTGGCACGGCACCAACGACACGCTGGTGCCGTACTCGCTGCTCCAGGAGTCGGTGGAGCAGTGGACCGACGTGGCCGGGCTCAGCCAGACCCCGACGTCCACCGACACCCCGCAGGCCGGCTGGAACCGCCGCCGGTTCGCGGACGCCACCGGTGACGTCCGGGTCGAGGCGTACGCGATCCAGGGCGCCGGGCACACGCTGCCGAGCGGTGGCATGGCCGCGGCGGCCGTCGCGTTCTTCGGCCTCACCACGCCGCCGTCCACGCCCACACCGCCGTCCACGCCCACCCCGACACCGCCGTCCACGCCCACGCCGCCGGTGACCGGGACGTGCCGGGTCACCGACGCGATCAACGCGTGGAACACCGGGCTGACGTCGGCCATCACCGTCACCAACACCGGCACCGCCCGCGTCGACGGCTGGACGCTGTCGTTCACGCTGCCCGCCGGCCAGACCATCACGTCCGGGTGGAACGCGTCGTACGCGCCGTCCACCGGCCAGGTCACCGCGCGCAACGCCGGCCACAACGCGGCGATCGCGCCCGGCGCCTCCGTCTCCCTCGGCTTCCAGGCCACCCACACCGGCAACACGTCCGCACCGTCGTCGTTCAGCCTGAACGGCGCCGTCTGCACCACCGCCTGA